Proteins encoded within one genomic window of Sphingobacteriales bacterium:
- a CDS encoding endonuclease/exonuclease/phosphatase family protein, with product MKIAAWNLERLIKRKNQLVLEKLVDINADILVLTETNSIIQLDNYTCISTDPLPSDFDNIKYEAAENRVSILTKYKTTTRHKTFDSFTSVCTDIETPLGHLTVYGSIIGVFANRQPRFDNDLKGQMADFEKIFPGRQVCFAGDLNVTFSGRPWPSNKARQALVDAFGKFGLINTTANIEDSVDHIVLSKDFLENKQSAIETWNTDKKLSDHVGYVLTLTQ from the coding sequence ATGAAAATTGCAGCCTGGAATTTAGAGCGGCTCATAAAGAGAAAGAATCAACTTGTACTAGAAAAGTTAGTTGATATCAACGCTGACATTTTAGTGCTTACTGAAACTAATTCAATCATTCAACTTGATAACTACACTTGCATTTCTACAGACCCTTTGCCATCCGACTTTGACAACATAAAGTATGAGGCTGCCGAAAACAGAGTCAGTATTCTGACAAAGTATAAGACGACAACCCGACATAAAACATTTGACAGTTTTACGAGCGTTTGCACTGACATTGAGACACCGCTTGGTCATTTGACAGTTTACGGTTCTATAATAGGGGTTTTTGCAAACCGGCAACCTCGTTTTGATAACGACCTTAAAGGACAAATGGCAGACTTTGAGAAGATATTTCCGGGCAGACAGGTTTGTTTTGCCGGCGACTTAAACGTTACATTTTCGGGACGACCATGGCCAAGTAATAAAGCCCGACAAGCACTTGTGGACGCTTTTGGCAAATTCGGACTAATAAATACAACAGCAAACATCGAAGATTCAGTTGACCACATTGTATTAAGTAAAGACTTCTTAGAGAATAAACAGTCAGCAATAGAAACCTGGAACACTGACAAAAAATTAAGCGATCATGTTGGGTATGTATTGACTCTTACACAATGA